The Tepidibacter aestuarii genome contains a region encoding:
- a CDS encoding glycoside hydrolase family 13 protein: MKKVWWKEAVAYQIYPRSFMDSNKDGIGDLNGIICKLDYLKDLGIDVIWICPMYKSPNDDNGYDISDYQDIMDEFGTMNDFDNLLNEVHNRDMKLIIDLVVNHTSDEHPWFIESKSSKESPKRDWYIWHEGKDGKEPNNWESIFGGSAWEYDEKTDEYFLHLFSKKQPDLNWENEDARQAVYNMINWWLDKGIDGFRVDAISHINKEKGLKDMPNKEGLRYVPSFDKHMNVDGIHKYLEMLRDNTFAKYDIMTVGEANGVKTEDAELWVGEKQGKFNMVFQFEHLDLWDAQTNKELDIVELKKVLSKWQKGLEDKGWNALYIENHDIPRVVSTWGNDKEYLRECSTSLALMYFMMQGTPFIYQGQEIGMTNVAFKNIDEYNDVRTRNMYNIKINEGMSHNEIMELIWATSRDNSRTPMQWDDTENAGFTTEQPWIGVNSNYKDINVAKQLNDPKSVLNFYKKMINIKKENEIFTYGKYDIILPNHDKIYSYTRTLGNEKVVVICNLKDTNTLYEYNDFDLSYDGLLLSNYDVKHHDNTSTINLKPYEARLYKVAK; this comes from the coding sequence ATGAAAAAAGTATGGTGGAAAGAGGCGGTAGCTTATCAGATATATCCAAGAAGTTTTATGGATTCAAATAAAGATGGAATAGGCGATTTAAATGGTATAATTTGTAAATTAGATTATTTGAAAGATTTAGGAATAGATGTAATCTGGATTTGTCCAATGTATAAATCCCCTAATGATGACAATGGATATGATATAAGTGATTATCAAGATATAATGGATGAATTCGGAACAATGAATGATTTTGATAATTTATTAAATGAAGTTCACAACAGAGATATGAAGCTAATAATAGATTTGGTTGTGAATCACACAAGTGATGAACACCCATGGTTTATAGAATCAAAATCTTCAAAAGAGAGTCCGAAACGTGATTGGTACATATGGCATGAAGGCAAAGATGGAAAAGAACCAAACAACTGGGAGAGTATTTTTGGAGGATCAGCTTGGGAGTATGATGAAAAGACTGATGAATATTTCTTACATTTATTCTCTAAAAAACAACCAGATTTGAATTGGGAAAATGAAGATGCACGACAAGCAGTATACAATATGATAAATTGGTGGCTGGATAAGGGTATTGATGGATTTAGAGTAGATGCTATTAGCCATATAAATAAAGAAAAAGGATTAAAGGATATGCCTAATAAAGAAGGTCTTAGATATGTACCTTCATTTGATAAGCATATGAATGTAGATGGAATTCATAAGTATCTCGAAATGCTAAGAGACAACACCTTTGCAAAATACGATATTATGACTGTGGGAGAAGCAAATGGAGTTAAAACTGAAGATGCAGAGCTTTGGGTTGGTGAAAAGCAAGGTAAGTTCAACATGGTATTCCAATTTGAACACTTAGACTTATGGGATGCTCAAACTAATAAAGAATTAGATATAGTAGAGCTTAAAAAAGTACTTAGTAAGTGGCAAAAAGGTCTTGAAGATAAGGGATGGAATGCACTATATATTGAAAATCATGATATACCACGTGTCGTATCTACTTGGGGAAATGATAAAGAATATCTAAGAGAATGTTCAACATCACTAGCACTTATGTATTTTATGATGCAGGGCACACCATTTATTTATCAAGGTCAAGAAATTGGGATGACTAATGTAGCATTTAAAAATATAGATGAATATAACGATGTTAGAACTAGAAATATGTATAATATAAAAATAAATGAAGGTATGTCTCATAATGAAATAATGGAGCTTATATGGGCAACTTCAAGAGATAACTCCCGTACTCCTATGCAGTGGGATGATACAGAAAATGCAGGATTTACAACTGAACAGCCTTGGATTGGTGTTAATTCTAACTATAAGGACATAAATGTAGCTAAGCAGTTGAATGATCCAAAATCAGTGTTAAACTTTTACAAAAAAATGATAAATATAAAGAAAGAAAATGAAATATTCACATATGGAAAATATGACATTATTTTACCAAATCATGATAAAATATATTCATATACTCGTACTTTAGGAAATGAAAAAGTAGTAGTTATATGTAACCTAAAAGATACTAATACTTTATATGAATACAATGACTTTGATTTAAGTTATGATGGGCTTTTATTATCTAATTATGATGTAAAACATCATGATAATACATCTACTATAAACTTAAAGCCATATGAGGCGAGATTATATAAGGTTGCTAAATAA
- a CDS encoding ABC transporter ATP-binding protein, with product MSNVTLNNICKEYDNGYKAVKSVDIDIKEKEFVVLVGPSGCGKSTTLRMIAGLEEITSGELKIGDKVVNDLPPKDRDIAMVFQNYALYPHMTVYDNMAFALKLRKVPKAQIDEKVKEAAKILGLESVLTRKPKALSGGQRQRVALGRAIVREPKVFLMDEPLSNLDAKLRTQMRTEISKLHKKLGTTFIYVTHDQVEAMTMGDRIVVMKDGVVQQMDTPQELYQNPKNMFVAGFIGAPQMNLIEVNISEENENIVASYNDVKIGIPMGKGKVLKKKGYIGKKVILGIRPEDIHMENVFIEASKETSFNAKVEIQENMGAEIYAYLNVDGESVTARINGRYKIEDDEEVVLAMDGNKIHLFDIETEENILL from the coding sequence ATGTCGAACGTAACATTAAATAATATATGTAAAGAATACGACAATGGATATAAGGCGGTTAAAAGCGTAGATATAGACATAAAAGAGAAGGAATTTGTTGTTTTAGTAGGTCCCTCTGGATGTGGGAAGTCTACTACTTTAAGAATGATAGCAGGACTTGAAGAGATAACTTCAGGAGAACTTAAGATTGGAGATAAAGTGGTTAATGATCTTCCACCAAAGGATAGAGATATAGCTATGGTTTTTCAAAATTATGCGCTATACCCTCATATGACTGTTTATGACAATATGGCATTTGCTTTAAAGCTTAGAAAAGTTCCTAAAGCTCAAATAGATGAGAAAGTTAAAGAAGCCGCTAAAATACTTGGTTTAGAAAGCGTATTAACTAGAAAACCAAAGGCATTATCAGGAGGACAAAGACAAAGGGTAGCATTAGGTAGAGCTATAGTTAGAGAGCCAAAGGTATTCTTAATGGATGAGCCTTTATCTAACTTAGATGCAAAACTTAGAACTCAGATGAGAACAGAGATAAGTAAACTTCACAAAAAACTTGGAACTACATTTATATATGTAACTCATGATCAAGTTGAGGCTATGACTATGGGGGATAGAATAGTAGTTATGAAGGATGGAGTTGTACAGCAAATGGATACTCCACAAGAGCTTTATCAAAATCCGAAGAATATGTTTGTGGCAGGATTTATTGGAGCACCTCAAATGAATTTAATAGAAGTTAATATTAGTGAAGAGAATGAAAATATAGTAGCTTCATATAATGATGTTAAAATAGGTATACCTATGGGTAAAGGTAAAGTATTAAAGAAAAAAGGATATATAGGCAAGAAGGTAATTTTAGGAATCAGACCAGAAGATATTCACATGGAAAATGTGTTTATAGAAGCGTCTAAGGAGACATCTTTTAATGCAAAAGTTGAAATACAGGAAAATATGGGAGCAGAAATATATGCATATTTAAATGTAGATGGAGAAAGTGTAACAGCTAGAATAAATGGTAGATACAAGATAGAGGATGATGAAGAAGTAGTTTTAGCTATGGATGGTAATAAAATACACTTGTTTGATATAGAAACTGAAGAAAATATACTATTGTAA
- a CDS encoding LacI family DNA-binding transcriptional regulator, with translation MKSITIKDVAQKAGVSPSTVSRVISNDTRISENTKKKVIKVMQELNYYPNSIARRLANKKTDTIGVVMPYGTEDILMNPFFQESLRGISIVSSEKCYDILISTSHKNEDEIDILKCLIKGNKVDGLILTRSNEHDEAIKYLRDNKFPFVLIGSCLEYDDIPSVDNDNEKASYELTSYLIEKGRKKIAFIGGELHSVVIKNRFEGYKKALKDNNIEFRDEYLIFDKFLEESGYKLTNKLLNLDDVPDAIIVADDLMSLGAMKKIKEKNYKVPEDIMLASFNNSILAKYSNPSITSIDINSTELGKRACEKLFSILEGNENEFKKEIISHKIIERDSTKSI, from the coding sequence ATGAAGAGTATTACTATAAAGGATGTAGCTCAAAAAGCAGGGGTATCTCCTTCAACGGTTTCAAGGGTTATATCAAACGATACTAGAATAAGTGAAAATACAAAGAAGAAAGTTATAAAGGTTATGCAAGAGCTTAACTATTATCCAAATTCTATAGCCAGAAGACTTGCAAATAAAAAGACTGATACTATAGGTGTTGTAATGCCGTATGGAACAGAAGATATATTAATGAATCCATTTTTTCAAGAATCATTAAGAGGTATAAGCATAGTTTCATCTGAAAAGTGCTATGATATATTAATTTCTACAAGTCATAAAAATGAAGATGAAATAGATATATTAAAGTGCTTAATAAAAGGAAATAAAGTTGATGGGTTGATACTTACTCGTTCTAATGAGCATGATGAAGCCATAAAATATTTAAGAGATAATAAATTTCCATTCGTACTTATAGGTTCTTGTCTTGAATATGATGATATACCTAGTGTAGATAATGATAATGAGAAAGCATCCTATGAATTAACTTCTTATTTAATAGAAAAAGGAAGAAAAAAAATAGCTTTTATAGGAGGAGAGCTTCACTCAGTAGTTATCAAAAACAGATTCGAAGGATATAAAAAGGCATTAAAAGATAATAATATAGAATTTAGAGATGAATATCTTATATTCGATAAATTCTTAGAAGAAAGTGGATATAAACTTACTAATAAACTTTTAAATTTAGATGATGTTCCAGATGCTATTATAGTTGCCGATGATCTTATGAGTCTTGGAGCTATGAAGAAGATAAAAGAGAAAAATTACAAGGTTCCAGAGGATATAATGCTTGCCAGTTTTAATAACAGTATCTTGGCAAAGTACTCAAATCCATCTATAACTTCAATAGATATTAACTCTACTGAGCTTGGAAAGAGAGCTTGTGAAAAACTATTTAGCATATTAGAAGGAAATGAAAATGAATTTAAAAAAGAGATTATATCTCACAAAATAATAGAAAGAGATTCTACAAAATCAATTTAG
- a CDS encoding ABC transporter substrate-binding protein: MKKKVFSVFACVLALMLSLTACGSSQDSASDKVNVDIFQFKVEAKDALEKAADMYMEKNPNVKINIQTVGGGDDYGAALKSKFASGEEPAIFNIGGPQDMIDWSEKLEDLSTESWVSQAYDGTLAPVTRDEKIYGMPFNQEGYGFIYNKELFKKAGIDPESIKTFADLEKAVKLLDSKKEELGLKSVFAFPAKETWVTGLHLSNVAFSNEFGDITNTFNAKEIEFKYADSLKKLLDLQADYAYMPDGKKASLNSVDYSTQVEELFSLGQVAIIQQGNWAYGSVAGIDEELAANIGMLPMPLEGVKEDSIPVGVPMYWSINNGKDEEVKKASKDFLNWLYTSDEGKDLIINEFKFIPALKGYDADNLQPKDTLAKEIIRYSNEGKTMPWVFMGYPSAWGMDNLGADIQKYVAGDMTWDELVENAKATWAKARQ, from the coding sequence ATGAAGAAAAAAGTATTTTCGGTATTTGCATGTGTTTTAGCATTAATGCTGTCATTAACTGCTTGTGGTTCTTCTCAAGATAGTGCCAGTGATAAAGTTAATGTAGATATTTTCCAATTCAAAGTAGAAGCTAAAGATGCTTTAGAAAAAGCAGCTGATATGTATATGGAGAAAAATCCTAATGTAAAAATCAATATTCAAACAGTAGGTGGAGGAGATGACTATGGTGCAGCTTTAAAATCTAAGTTTGCATCTGGAGAAGAACCTGCAATATTCAATATAGGTGGACCTCAAGATATGATCGACTGGAGTGAAAAGCTGGAAGATTTATCGACTGAATCTTGGGTATCTCAGGCGTATGATGGAACTTTAGCTCCTGTAACTAGAGATGAAAAAATATATGGTATGCCATTCAATCAAGAAGGATATGGATTTATATATAACAAAGAATTATTCAAAAAAGCTGGAATAGATCCAGAATCTATAAAGACATTTGCTGATTTAGAAAAAGCAGTTAAATTACTTGATTCTAAAAAAGAAGAATTAGGTCTTAAATCTGTATTTGCATTCCCAGCAAAAGAAACTTGGGTAACTGGACTTCATTTATCAAATGTTGCTTTCTCAAATGAATTTGGAGATATAACTAATACATTTAATGCAAAGGAAATAGAGTTTAAATATGCTGATTCATTGAAAAAACTTTTAGATCTACAAGCTGATTATGCATATATGCCAGATGGAAAGAAAGCTTCTTTAAACAGTGTTGATTACTCAACTCAAGTTGAAGAACTATTCTCTTTAGGTCAAGTTGCTATAATACAACAAGGTAACTGGGCTTATGGAAGTGTAGCAGGTATTGATGAAGAATTAGCAGCTAATATAGGAATGCTTCCTATGCCTCTTGAAGGAGTAAAAGAAGATTCTATACCAGTTGGAGTTCCAATGTACTGGTCAATAAATAATGGTAAAGATGAAGAAGTTAAGAAAGCTTCAAAAGACTTCTTAAATTGGCTATATACTTCTGATGAAGGAAAAGATTTAATAATAAATGAATTTAAGTTTATACCAGCATTAAAAGGATATGATGCAGATAATTTACAACCAAAAGATACATTAGCTAAGGAAATAATAAGATACTCTAACGAAGGAAAAACTATGCCTTGGGTATTCATGGGATATCCATCAGCTTGGGGAATGGATAATCTTGGAGCAGATATACAAAAATATGTTGCAGGAGATATGACTTGGGATGAATTAGTTGAAAATGCTAAAGCTACTTGGGCTAAAGCAAGACAATAG
- a CDS encoding carbohydrate ABC transporter permease: MKKNRLAFWGFVGPAVFTFTLIVVIPLLFGIYYSFTDWNGISSNIKFIGFENYMEVFKDTGFLDSFIFTTKFTIASVITINIIGFSLALLVTRGLKMSNVLRTIFFMPNLIGGLILGFIWQFIFTKAFAALGEATGHTWLLGWLSNTETGFWGLVILMSWQMSGYLMIIYIAALQNIPQELIEASRIDGANAWQRVQNIIFPLVRPAFTVSLFLTLSNSFKLYDQNLSLTGGGPANSTQMLAMNIYNTAFKFNNMGVAQAKAVIFFLVIGGITLSQVYITKKGEVEM; encoded by the coding sequence ATGAAAAAGAATAGACTAGCATTTTGGGGCTTCGTAGGGCCAGCAGTATTTACTTTCACATTAATAGTTGTAATACCACTTTTATTCGGAATATATTATTCATTTACAGATTGGAATGGAATAAGTTCAAATATTAAATTCATTGGATTCGAAAATTACATGGAAGTATTTAAGGATACGGGATTTTTAGACTCATTTATATTCACAACTAAATTCACTATAGCTTCTGTGATTACTATAAATATAATAGGTTTTTCTCTAGCATTATTAGTTACTAGAGGGCTTAAAATGAGCAATGTTCTTAGAACAATATTTTTTATGCCAAACTTAATTGGTGGGCTTATATTAGGGTTTATATGGCAGTTTATATTTACAAAAGCTTTTGCAGCATTAGGAGAAGCTACTGGACATACTTGGCTTTTAGGATGGTTATCTAATACTGAAACAGGCTTTTGGGGACTTGTAATACTTATGTCTTGGCAAATGTCAGGATATTTAATGATTATATATATAGCAGCACTTCAAAATATACCTCAAGAATTGATAGAAGCTTCTAGAATAGATGGAGCTAATGCTTGGCAAAGAGTGCAGAATATAATATTCCCACTTGTAAGACCAGCATTTACAGTTAGTTTGTTCTTAACTCTTTCAAACTCATTCAAGTTATACGATCAAAACTTGTCTTTAACAGGAGGAGGACCTGCAAACTCTACTCAAATGCTCGCTATGAATATTTACAATACAGCTTTTAAATTCAACAACATGGGTGTAGCACAAGCTAAAGCGGTTATATTCTTCTTAGTTATAGGGGGAATAACATTAAGCCAAGTATATATCACTAAAAAAGGCGAGGTGGAAATGTAA
- a CDS encoding carbohydrate ABC transporter permease — MKTRKLLLGLIGAIVGLIYLSPFYIIVVNAFKTKKELFQDTLGLAKSLNFDNFVEALDRLDFFHVFLNSLIITVGSIILIVICSAMAAWMLERTKTKLSGFIFFAFIAAMLIPFQAVMLPLIRMMGKLNMLNIPGLMFTYLGFGCSLSIFLYHGFVKGIPKELDEAATIDGCSKWQTFWYIIFPILKPITITVSILNTVWIWNDFLLPSLIINRPETHTIPLRTFFFFGEYTKQWHLALAGLTLTIIPVIIFYFIAQKHIIKSVTAGSIK; from the coding sequence ATGAAGACTAGAAAACTACTTTTAGGATTAATAGGTGCTATTGTTGGATTAATATATCTTTCACCTTTTTATATTATAGTTGTTAATGCTTTTAAGACTAAAAAAGAATTATTCCAAGATACTTTAGGATTGGCAAAGTCATTAAATTTCGATAATTTCGTAGAGGCACTAGACAGATTAGATTTCTTCCATGTGTTTTTAAATTCTCTTATTATAACAGTTGGAAGTATAATACTTATAGTTATATGTTCAGCAATGGCAGCATGGATGCTTGAGAGAACAAAAACAAAGTTAAGTGGATTTATATTCTTCGCATTTATAGCAGCGATGTTAATACCATTCCAAGCTGTAATGTTACCGCTTATACGTATGATGGGAAAACTTAACATGTTAAACATACCAGGACTTATGTTCACGTATTTAGGATTTGGATGCAGTCTCTCAATATTCTTATACCATGGATTTGTAAAGGGTATACCTAAGGAATTAGATGAGGCAGCTACTATAGATGGATGTAGCAAGTGGCAGACTTTCTGGTACATTATATTCCCTATATTAAAGCCTATAACTATAACAGTATCAATACTGAATACTGTTTGGATATGGAATGACTTCTTACTTCCATCTCTAATTATAAATAGACCAGAAACTCACACTATACCACTTAGAACATTCTTCTTCTTTGGAGAGTACACTAAGCAGTGGCACTTAGCTCTAGCAGGACTTACATTAACTATAATACCAGTTATAATATTCTACTTTATAGCTCAAAAACATATTATAAAGAGTGTTACAGCTGGAAGTATAAAATAG
- a CDS encoding glycoside hydrolase family 13 protein, giving the protein MKRTWWKEAVVYQIYPRSFKDSNQDGIGDLNGIIEKLDYLKLLGIDVIWLSPVYKSPNDDNGYDISDYQDIMDEFGTMEDFDRLLKEAHDRGIKILMDLVVNHCSDEHKWFVEACSSKDNPYRDYYIWRDPQEDGSYPNNWKSFFGGSAWEYHEETGQYYLHLFTKKQPDLNWENEDMRNDIYKMMKYWLDKGIDGFRMDVFNMYSKKEGFPDVLDSPDGIYINGPKIHDYVKEMNKEVFSKYDMMTVGEAPCVPSSMGHLYVDENREELNMIFHFDLMDMPNNPSDKFLDSNWKLKDVKDIFMRWYEDLKDRGWNSLFMNNHDQPRMVSRFGNDKEYRVESAKMLATLIHTFQGTPYIYQGEEIGMTNVYFDDMKDYRDVETLNYYKEKIDAGVSHDELLKRIRPTSRDNARTPIQWDDSENAGFSYVTPWINANPNYKEINVKKSLEDKNSVFYYYQKLIKFRKENPVIVYGDLDVIYKDDENIFSYVRRLDDEVVLVILNFFDKEVEFKIPDEYKGKRFEICISNYDVDEIDSDVIKLKPYEARVYKIV; this is encoded by the coding sequence ATGAAAAGAACATGGTGGAAAGAAGCAGTAGTATATCAAATATATCCAAGAAGCTTTAAAGATTCAAACCAAGATGGAATAGGAGATTTAAATGGAATAATAGAAAAGCTAGATTACTTAAAATTACTTGGAATAGATGTAATATGGCTATCTCCTGTATATAAATCACCAAATGATGATAATGGATACGATATAAGCGATTATCAAGATATAATGGATGAGTTTGGAACTATGGAGGACTTCGACAGGTTATTAAAGGAAGCACACGATAGAGGAATAAAGATACTTATGGATCTAGTAGTGAACCATTGTTCTGATGAACACAAGTGGTTTGTAGAAGCTTGTTCTTCAAAAGACAATCCGTATAGGGACTATTATATATGGAGAGATCCACAAGAAGATGGAAGTTATCCAAACAATTGGAAATCATTCTTCGGAGGAAGTGCTTGGGAGTATCATGAAGAAACAGGTCAATATTATCTACATTTATTCACTAAGAAACAACCAGATTTAAACTGGGAAAATGAAGATATGAGAAATGATATATACAAGATGATGAAGTACTGGCTTGATAAAGGGATAGATGGGTTTAGAATGGATGTATTCAATATGTATTCAAAAAAAGAAGGGTTTCCAGATGTATTAGATAGCCCTGATGGAATATATATAAACGGACCAAAGATACACGATTATGTAAAAGAGATGAATAAAGAAGTATTTAGTAAATACGATATGATGACAGTAGGAGAAGCTCCTTGTGTACCTTCTTCTATGGGACACTTATACGTAGATGAGAACAGAGAAGAGCTTAACATGATATTTCACTTTGATCTTATGGATATGCCTAACAATCCAAGTGATAAATTCTTAGATTCTAATTGGAAGCTAAAGGATGTAAAAGATATATTTATGAGATGGTATGAAGACTTAAAGGATAGAGGTTGGAATTCACTATTTATGAACAACCACGACCAGCCTAGAATGGTATCGAGATTTGGAAATGATAAAGAGTATAGAGTAGAATCTGCTAAGATGCTAGCTACTTTAATTCATACATTCCAAGGAACTCCATATATATATCAAGGTGAAGAAATAGGTATGACTAACGTCTATTTTGATGATATGAAGGATTATAGAGATGTTGAGACTCTAAACTACTATAAAGAAAAAATAGATGCAGGAGTATCACATGATGAACTTCTAAAGAGAATAAGGCCAACATCAAGAGATAATGCTAGAACTCCTATTCAATGGGATGATAGTGAAAATGCAGGGTTTAGTTATGTAACACCTTGGATTAATGCCAATCCTAATTATAAAGAGATAAATGTTAAGAAATCTCTAGAAGACAAAAATTCAGTATTTTACTATTATCAAAAGCTTATCAAATTTAGAAAAGAAAATCCTGTTATTGTATACGGAGATTTAGATGTTATATATAAAGATGATGAGAATATATTCTCATATGTTAGAAGATTAGATGATGAAGTTGTTTTAGTTATACTTAATTTCTTTGATAAGGAAGTTGAGTTTAAGATACCTGATGAGTATAAGGGTAAAAGATTTGAGATATGTATTAGTAATTATGATGTAGATGAGATTGATTCAGATGTTATAAAGTTAAAGCCTTATGAGGCTAGAGTTTATAAGATTGTTTAA
- the speE gene encoding polyamine aminopropyltransferase, translating into MELWYTQQQTENIRFSMKVKEHLFTGKSYYQQIDIFDSDEMGRFLIIDGIVMLTSKDEFIYHDMIVHVPMATNPDIKKVLVIGGGDGGTVRELTRYTGIEKIDMVEIDRMVVEACQKYLPLTANKLDDKRVQLFFEDGIEFVRRSKEKYDLVIVDSTDPIGPGEGLFTMEFYTCCYNLLSEDGILVNQCESPFYEKNAKEMRKAVQKIKSLFSICKMYQYNMPTYPSGHWFFGFASKKYDPIKDFKPEKWESLGLETKYYNKNIHVGSFMLPTYVEKMIEVVDKK; encoded by the coding sequence ATGGAGCTTTGGTATACTCAACAGCAAACAGAAAACATTCGATTTTCTATGAAGGTAAAAGAACATCTTTTTACAGGAAAAAGTTATTATCAGCAAATAGATATATTTGATAGTGATGAAATGGGAAGATTTTTAATTATTGATGGTATTGTTATGCTTACATCTAAGGACGAATTTATTTATCATGATATGATTGTACATGTACCTATGGCCACAAATCCAGATATTAAGAAGGTTCTTGTGATTGGCGGTGGAGATGGAGGAACCGTTAGAGAACTTACTCGATACACAGGAATTGAAAAAATTGATATGGTAGAAATTGACCGTATGGTAGTGGAAGCTTGCCAAAAATATCTTCCTCTTACTGCAAATAAATTAGATGATAAGAGAGTTCAACTATTTTTTGAAGATGGAATTGAATTTGTTAGAAGATCTAAAGAAAAATATGATTTAGTTATCGTGGATTCTACAGATCCTATCGGTCCAGGAGAAGGATTGTTTACTATGGAATTTTATACATGCTGTTATAATTTGCTTAGCGAGGATGGTATATTAGTAAATCAATGTGAAAGTCCATTTTATGAAAAAAACGCAAAAGAAATGAGAAAAGCGGTACAAAAAATCAAATCATTATTTTCTATCTGTAAAATGTATCAGTATAATATGCCTACATATCCATCCGGTCACTGGTTTTTCGGTTTTGCATCAAAAAAATATGATCCAATTAAAGATTTCAAACCTGAAAAATGGGAATCTCTTGGATTGGAAACAAAGTATTATAATAAGAATATACATGTTGGTTCATTTATGCTTCCTACTTATGTAGAAAAAATGATTGAAGTTGTAGATAAAAAGTAA
- the aguB gene encoding N-carbamoylputrescine amidase yields MRKVKVAATQMSCSSNIEENIQKAEKLVKEAASKGAQIILLQELFETPYFCQKEKKEFYKYALEVENNKAIKHFKKIAKELEVVLPISFYERKNNARYNSIAVIDADGKLLGVYRKSHIPDGPGYEEKFYFNPGDTGFKVWDTRYAKIGVGVCWDQWFPETARCMALMGAEILFYPTAIGSEPEDVFVDAKDHWQRCMQGHAAANLIPVVASNRIGKEQIDEYEITFFGSSFISGPQGQIIIEANRTDEMILIEEFDLDELDMIRADWGIFRDRRPELYKVILTNDGLTSI; encoded by the coding sequence ATGAGAAAAGTCAAAGTAGCAGCAACACAAATGAGTTGTTCGTCTAATATTGAAGAAAATATTCAAAAAGCAGAAAAGCTTGTAAAGGAAGCTGCTTCTAAAGGAGCACAAATTATCTTACTGCAAGAGCTTTTTGAAACGCCTTATTTTTGTCAAAAAGAAAAAAAAGAGTTTTATAAATATGCCCTAGAAGTAGAAAATAACAAAGCAATTAAACATTTTAAAAAAATTGCAAAAGAACTAGAAGTAGTGCTTCCTATTAGTTTTTATGAAAGAAAAAATAATGCAAGATATAATTCTATAGCTGTAATTGATGCAGATGGAAAATTACTTGGAGTATACAGAAAGAGTCATATTCCAGATGGACCTGGATATGAGGAAAAATTCTATTTTAATCCAGGAGATACAGGATTTAAGGTTTGGGATACTCGCTATGCTAAAATAGGGGTAGGAGTTTGCTGGGATCAATGGTTTCCTGAAACAGCTCGCTGTATGGCTTTAATGGGAGCAGAAATTTTATTTTATCCAACAGCTATAGGTTCTGAACCAGAAGATGTATTTGTAGATGCTAAGGATCATTGGCAAAGATGTATGCAAGGGCATGCTGCTGCGAATCTTATTCCTGTGGTAGCATCTAATCGAATAGGAAAGGAACAGATAGATGAATATGAGATTACTTTCTTTGGATCATCTTTTATATCTGGACCTCAAGGTCAGATTATTATAGAAGCTAACCGTACGGATGAAATGATTTTAATTGAAGAGTTTGATTTGGATGAGCTTGATATGATAAGAGCAGACTGGGGTATTTTTAGAGACCGAAGACCAGAACTATATAAAGTTATCTTAACTAATGATGGACTTACTTCAATTTAA